The Halotia branconii CENA392 region TTTTTGTTTTACACATCACCTCCTTAAATAACCCACAATTCTGTACCATTAGTCCCGTTGTTGGCAGTGAAGAACAGTCGCGTACCAACGACAGTCAGCTTCGCAGGATTAGCATTATTTGTAGAGTTGATATTGCTCATCTTGCGCGTACCTAAAGCTGTGCCGTCACTGCTCCACACCTCCCTATTGTTGCTAGCATCAGATGCTGCAAAGTATAAAGTGCCATTAAAATCAACGAGACTAGTAGGAATACTGTTATTTGGTTCGCCACCCACCCAAATATCTTTTACCAGTTCGGCATTGGTGCTGTTGCTTTTCCATAGTTCCAAGCCACTGTCAGAGTTATAACCAGTAAAGTAAAGAGTAGTGCCAACACCTGCAAGATTGAATGCACCGATACCAGAAATATCACTGTTTATTTGTGTAGTGCCTGTACTAGTACCGTCACTCTTCCACAGTTCTTGCCGAAAGTCACCATTGCTATCTGTAACAAAATACAGCGTATTCTCAACGGCGGTGAGAAATGCCGGTGCAAATCCATTTTTCCCAGGTGTAATATCTTTAACTAAACTAGCTGCTCCAGCTTCGTATTTCCAAACCTCAACCCCGCTTGTACCATCATTAGCTGTGAAGTACAGCGTACTACCAATAGCAGTAAGATTACCAGGGGATGAGCCAAGTCCTCCCGACCTGATATCAATAACTTGAGTGCCATTGGTGCTACCATTGCTTACCCAAAGCTCTTGACCAAATTCGGGGTTCTGGGCTGTAAAATACAGCTGACCGTTAACATTGGTGAGATTCGTCGGATCAGAACTGTTAGCACCAGAGTAAATGTCTTTAACTAAAGCAACTGTTGTACCATTGTATGACCACAATTCAGCACCATTCGTGCCATCTTTAGCAATAAAGTAAAGCCTATTACCGACAACAGTCAGATGATCTGGGCTAGAACTAGCAGCACCAGGATTAATATTACTGAGCATCTGTGATGTAGTGCCGTCGTACACCCAAAGTTCTCTACCGTTGCTGCCATCGTTAGCAGTGAAGTAAAGCTTATTATTGAAGACAGTCAAATTACTGGGATTAAAACCACCAGGATTAATAGTAGTGATGCGGGTGTTAGTACTACCATTACTCTTCCACAGTTGCACATCATTACTACCATCATTGGCAGTAAAGTACAAATCGCTACCCCATGCTGTCAAATTATCAGGGTCAGAACTAGCTGTCCCTGGATACACTTCGAGCATTTGAGTTCTGGGATTTTGAGAAACATTTAGGGTGTAGAAACTGTTGGCTAAACCAGAGGTGTAAACACGAATGTAGTAAGTGCCTGTATTCAAATTGGTATTGATAGTTTCATCTGAGGTTCCTCCCATAGCAGATGACTGAATCACAGTACCACTGCTGTTAAGTAGTTGAACATCTGCATTGTCAATTAAATTTTTAAGAGTGAGACGAAACTCACTATTGATATTGAGACTAAAACGGTAGTAATCATTAGTATCAATATTGCCAACAAAATCGTTGAAACTTTGGGAACCAGATAATGTACCGATATCTCTGGCTGTGGCTCTAGTATTAGGAGCTTGGTCTGTCCCTATTGCCATAGCGGAGGCAGAGAGAGTGTAATTAGTAGCTACACCCGTCTCAGGAGTTACCAAAATGTAATATGTGCCGGAGTTTAAGCTGCGTCTAATCGAGTCTAC contains the following coding sequences:
- a CDS encoding ELWxxDGT repeat protein, which gives rise to MATYSGFTDPGSSTATALDTAAYIGGSLTSTTNIFRDSIGGSDLSDTYKFTLSSSSIVNLGLDNLSSNADLKLLNSTGNSIYTSSQSGTTAESLRVNLAVGTYYAQVYLGSGGSNTFYDLSLSAEVVQESGRSDNLISTAFDIGTFNSINTSYSTTDFVGNAGATGAIKDSSDYYKFTLANNGNIGITLNGLGANADLQLRNSFGNILQTSNQVGTASESIVRDLAAGTYYIQVYLGGAGNFTNYNLQLSLTPDPDDYAGNTLTAARNINPLNTTATSFSDFVNSGDDKDYYRFDLATAALVDFTLTPATANANLQLLDSSGNGIQSSNLSGTAVDSIRRSLNSGTYYILVTPETGVATNYTLSASAMAIGTDQAPNTRATARDIGTLSGSQSFNDFVGNIDTNDYYRFSLNINSEFRLTLKNLIDNADVQLLNSSGTVIQSSAMGGTSDETINTNLNTGTYYIRVYTSGLANSFYTLNVSQNPRTQMLEVYPGTASSDPDNLTAWGSDLYFTANDGSNDVQLWKSNGSTNTRITTINPGGFNPSNLTVFNNKLYFTANDGSNGRELWVYDGTTSQMLSNINPGAASSSPDHLTVVGNRLYFIAKDGTNGAELWSYNGTTVALVKDIYSGANSSDPTNLTNVNGQLYFTAQNPEFGQELWVSNGSTNGTQVIDIRSGGLGSSPGNLTAIGSTLYFTANDGTSGVEVWKYEAGAASLVKDITPGKNGFAPAFLTAVENTLYFVTDSNGDFRQELWKSDGTSTGTTQINSDISGIGAFNLAGVGTTLYFTGYNSDSGLELWKSNSTNAELVKDIWVGGEPNNSIPTSLVDFNGTLYFAASDASNNREVWSSDGTALGTRKMSNINSTNNANPAKLTVVGTRLFFTANNGTNGTELWVI